A segment of the Zonotrichia leucophrys gambelii isolate GWCS_2022_RI unplaced genomic scaffold, RI_Zleu_2.0 Scaffold_467_39718, whole genome shotgun sequence genome:
GGACTCAGTGTCAGAGCCTCTGGAGAAGCGTggagggcagggctcagggaggtTGTGCCTGTGCAGGATTTGAACTCAAGGCACCAGGAAGCACCaaccctgctcagagcagccatcTCACAGCTCTCTAAACCAGTGTGGGCTCTGTCCTCACCAGGCTCCTGGgaactgctcctgcagctctcggTGCCAGATGAagcttcctctgctgcagctctgttcaCAGGGTCTCCTCCTGGAGAATCAGGGGCAACACCAACATTGCCCtgagcagaaaaacagaaagaaaggaacCCAAAGATCACTCACTATTTTGCTGGAATCATATCAGGGATACAATAACTGTCCTTCTCCACTCCCAAAGGACATGGAGCACAGAGGAGGGAACACTGCCCACACAGTTCACATGACAAGCCTTTTAAACTCAGGATTCAGGGGGCCAAGGTGATGCCTGGAGGACACACATGGGGCAGCAGTAGAAggctccaggaagcagcagctgcagcccagcccttgcTTTGCCTTGGCCCTCCCACCCAAAAGAGGCCCAGCCcacatctgctgcagctggagcagaggcaccGCTGGCATGCCCCTCCCTGCACGGGACACTTGGCCTTCAGTGCCACTTCTCCAAACActcttctcctctttcccagcAAGTAAAACCtcttcttcatttatttttcatctcctCTTTTAGAAATCCAAGAAGAATTCAATACCAAGAATAATTCAATAACTAAATAATAATCAGTTCAATTAAAGAAGCCTTTGCTTCTCAACCATGTAACAACGTTCAAAAGCTCTCAGTCCAGCCCTTTTATCCCCATCCAATGGAATTACCTGCACAGAGGGAGATCTTTCAGACAGGGACCTCCTGATCTCCCGAATCATGTTCTCTACAGCAAGGCCCAGATCTGCTGGCGGccattcctcctccccaggtgcgttctgtgctgagctggaggcCGTCCATGCTGCACAGGCTGCACTGCCGGGTGGAGCGCTGGGCCCTGAAgtgcccggggtggctgcaAGAATCCAAACACATTGGTCAGGCTCCACAACCTggctgtgggacacagagctccagtgctgctgtggatCAAACATCACGGGAAGCACACAGCAAAACCAGGCAGAGAACCTTTTGGCCTCCTAGGTGCCCCTTCCTAGTAGGCTTGACAACTTCTGGCCGAGAATGGCAGAGCCTTGTGGGAAAATACTTCAAACGGTCACTTTTCAGGACCTTTTGGAAAAACAAGTTTACAACTCTTTTCTTACCTCGTGCGTCGtaggctgggggctgctgctccctgtggagctgctggaagctgcagggctggatggcGAGCACGTCCCGCTCGGCGGGCGGCGGCCGCTCCCCGTAGAGCTCCTGGAAGGGGCTCGGCCCCTCCCGCGGGGCCGGCAGCGGCCgctccctgtgcagcaggtGGAAGCCGCAGGGCGGGCGCCGGGCGAGCAGCGGCCGCTCCCCGGGGGGCTGCTGgaggcggccgggccgggggcggcgcaGCTCCCGCCCGTCCGGCAGCGCCCGgtccctgtgcagcaggaggaagccGCTGGGCGGGCGCCCGgccggcagcggcggccgcTCCCTGGGCAGCGCCGTGAAGCGAGCGCGCCCGTGCCGCCCGTCCGGCAGCGGCCGCGCCccggggagctgctgggagccgCAGGGCGGGCGCCTGCGGCCATCCCGGCCCGCCGCCGGCCGCTGCCTGTTGGCCGCGCTCCGGCGCCTGATGCGGAGCAGGAGGTCGGGGCGGTCGCGGCGAAAGCGGGGGTTGCTGTAGTGGAGCCAGGCCCCGGCATCGCCCGGCGCAGCCGAGCCGAGCCAGCCCGGCACCTTGTGGAAGCCGTAGCGGTAGAGCTGCCGCACGAAGCTGCGGAACTGCGTGGCCCTGAAGGTGTGCGGCACCGGGGCCGGCCCATGGCCACGGCCCCTGTGGGCGCGGCCCGAGCTGAGCAGCTCCCGCTCGAAGAGGCAGCGGTCGATGAGCAGCCCCTGGGCGCGGCTGTCCCAGCGCACGGAGCGGACGCGGGGGCTGTTCACCAGGCGCCAGAGCTTGGCGGGGAAGGTGCGGGCGCTGAGCCCGGCGGGCAGCGGCAGCTCCGCCATAGCATCCATCGCCGACTGTGGCCACAACGCCCGCAGCGCAACGGCCGCGGCTGCACCGGCGGCGCGCGGCCTGAGGGGGGCGCTGCGCTCGGGCCCGCGGGGACGCGCGCGGCAgagccggggctgcgggcacagcgcgggcggggcggccccggggctggccgggctcggctcggctcggcacggctcggcacggcacggcacagcAGGTTATCCCCACGCTGCATGCCGTGCCTGGGTAACCATCGGTGACAGAGAGGAGGGACATTGTTCTGTCTTGGCTGCGGAGAGGATGAAAAGGGGTGAttagaaaacattaatttgGTCTCCTTTTCAGCAGACTAGCTGTTTTTATCTCACTGTGTCTGCCTGTCTTTGGCAGAGTTGGCCCACTTCTCGTGATTTGGAGTCAGctacagcagcaggaaggggcagCAATTTTGTCAGCATTGATATCAAAGCCAAAGTGCTGCCCCATGGATGGATGTTGCTTTCTTCAAGAGATTTTTGGCCTAGAGTTGTAGCAAACTCACACTGGTGTCTTCCCAAATGGCgttgcctttttctttccacaggaattacctcttctttttcttccctcgATCTGGGGAGAGCTCCAATGCAAATGCCTCCTGCAGCCAACTCTTGTCACTGTAGACTGACAAAGGAGATCTTGCAGTGGAGAGAGACTCCCtagagctgctgtggagagctgAAGGGGGAAGCTTTGTCCCTTAGTCTTGAAATCTTGCTGGGGATCCCGGGGGCTCGGGGGACAACAccaatgttttttttaaaaaggggccCTTGGGGAGGTTCATTCCTGGCTTCCGCCCCAACCACAGAgattttggttggttttttgggaaaaaaaatttcacccCGGGGCACTTTTGGGGAAatgtcataatttttttttttttgccttttttctgcaaaaattttTGTCCATCTACCCTTTTCCAGAGAACTTTCCTACTGTTTGGAAAACCTTTTCTGCCCTCCCAGACCGGGAAAAAATTTTCCCAGGGTCCCTTCCCAAAGGAGTGCACCCCATCCCCTCCATTCCGGGggggaacagaaaaaaaagaaaaaaaaaaagtttttgctTTGTGGGAGAGGagccttctttttcccccccttttttccttttgggcAGGTTGGTTGGGGGCCCCTTTTGGGAAAAGGGGCATTTTTAAACTctaagcatttttttttaaaaaactgtacCTTCCCACCCTTCGGGGGGtacctttgggaaaaaaaggcccttttttgGTGGGAGCCCCCCAAAAGGGGCAGGTTAAGGAAGGCTTTTTGATATTTTCGGGTTGTGACTGCTAAAACCCCAGatgtttctggggttttttccaaacCCCTGGGAGGGAAAACCTTTTCTCCCCTGcctgagaaaagggaaatttttgaAAAGGGGGGGAATTTCATTTGTGAGAGGCCACAGGGGGGGGTTTCCCAAGAATGGCTGGCAAGGGGGGCCCCGTCCCAAAAACGGcccttgtgtttttttttttgggggtggggagggaaaagaacgcaaaaacagcccaaaaagcTAAGGGGAACGGGgaaattttactgaaataaaaaaaggaaaaaatcaggaaaggaaaagaaaaagcaagcacccaaaaatttttaaaaagggggccCTCTGAAAACAGGAAGATCCACACCAGGGAAATGCTTTCCCCTTAAATCCAGGTGCACACAGGGGGGGGAAGGGGCGCCCAAAAGCCCACCCTGCAGGCCACGGCCGGAAAAACCGGGGGAAATCCGCGGCCTCCCCCTTTTGGGcggccccccgggcccctcccagtgccccgtGAGAGAAGCCCTTTTTCTGACAGGCTGGACGGATTGTGACAGAGCTTCTGCTGGGGAAAAGctggtgtttcccctcctttggggttttttcccccggCCTGCCCCCCCTCAAGGAGGAACCAACCCAGGTGTGGCCTTGCCATTTTCCTCAGCAGAAAGGTAAACGTTTTTAAAACCcgaaaaataaatgcaacaattttttgaaaataacattggtttaagaagcagaaaaaaggaattttgggttttgggatggtCCTCTAGAGGGCACCTTTTGGTTTTCGGGGCCCTTTTTTTAACCCCTTCATCGGGTTTTTTTGTTCGGCCccttaaaatttttttcagtattttgggGGGCAAATCACACCTgtgcagaggggaaaacaaacaagtcGGGGTTTAGCACATTAAGAGGGAAAAAGGTTTAAAACCCGCAAGGCCAGCGGGGCCAAGGCAGAAGGCCGCACCCGGGTTTTTCCCAAGGCACCCCCAGGAagcccgcccccccccccggggggtgGGGGCCCAAGTTGCCCCCCCGCTGGCACCGCAGAGCCCCCGGGGGGGCGGGGTCCGGGCAGCCGGCACCCGGCTCCTTTTTGGGGGACAAGGGGGCCCAGAGAAAAAGCGCTGCCCTTTGCTTTGGGAATTTCCTCAAGTCTTGTCATTATCCACAGTgttaaaagtttttttcctttcccccccaaatCTAACACAGCTTTCTAAAAAACGCTGATTTTTAGCGCCGGGGGCTGGTGTTTTGGGCGCAAAAGGGGAGGGATTTGGACCCAAGGACGGAGCCATTTTTTAAACCCACAGCCCTTTCCAAAAATAAGAAAGCCATTCACAACGGGTACCATTGTTTTggattttcctggttttggaaAGCTACCCATAAGAAACCCAATAGATTTTCCTCCCGGGGTTTAAAACGTGGGAAAAGtcccaaaattttttttccacccccCTTTTCTGTGcccctttaaatttttttccccagtccccccaaagggaaagaaatgacccgtgataattttaaatttggggcccctgtttttgtttttttgccaCAGAGTTTTATAAAAAACCCCCCGGACCCCCCCCCTCGGGCTCTGCCCCATTAAATTCCCCCCAATTCCCCGTGCAAAAAGCAGCCCCCCTTTTTCTAAAAAGGGGAAGCACGTGGGGGGGGGTGAAAACACACCCGGGGCTacggggggggttttgggtttttggtttttcactgtttttaaatttccccctctctcggctgaaaggcaaaaaaaattttaaatatttattgaaaatatatcaaaaaaaaatttgcccCCAAAAATTTTCTTGGCGttaaatttaaaagcatttttttaaaataaaatttttgacTAACATAATAaacaaatataattaaaaaataaccaaaacataacataacataacataacaaaccaaaacataaCAAATAATCATTAATAagattttaataatataataaatataataaatttttaaaataatataatataaataatataataaaatttaaaaaaatatagggaaaacatttttaagccATTTTGTGGGGGTATGAATCTCCTGGggtttacttttttccccttttctgcaAAGGGATCCTACAGCAACTCCCTGTAATTTCTTCCaggtcatttaaaaaaaagggttccccctttcatttcagtgccttgggggtttttggcactgaaatccaaatttttgattccccccctcccccacccccttctggattttgggggaaaatcccccaaaaaactttttttccaggCCCCTTCCCCTTCATCCCCCCCCCCTGCAAAAAAACacagtccctgctgccccccctTTTTGTGCAGCTCATTTGGCCAAAGTGTGCCAAAGGCGCAGAGCGGGCCCGGGGATCCCCCCCTGGTTTTCCCCTTTCGGGAGTTTCGGGGGGGACATTGGAGCACTTTCCTAAAAGCGCCCCGTGGGATGAGGGATTTGTCCCCCGGGTGGCCCCCTCTTGGCCCCCGTGCTCTGGAGCCCCAGAGTTttctcagctgcctctgcacGAGTTCTACCCACGGTGGGCTCGCTCCAGCCCAAATCGGGCGCTTCCCCCTGCCACCCCGAGGCGGTGGGAAATGTTGGGCAGGGCCCGGAGTTTTTGCATGGCCAAAATCCTCCACTTTTAACATTGCCCCCGGTTTTTTGGgtgcaaaaaaatcaaatttttacttttttgaaaCTTTGTTTTTCCGCAACCTTTTTAACCCGCACTACAAATGTCAAATCCAAACCCTtaattatgtttaaaaataatttttttttttaaattgaaaccCCGGGGTGTACcaatacagaaaaaacaaaaatcaattttttgttaaaaaaacaattttttcccctaaaaattttgtgtttgggaaaaatataaaaaaaaaccccttcagtgaaaaaaattatttttattgcaacCCCCGAACAACCACTGACACAAATTTTTGAAGTTactaattaaatttttaaaaaatttttaaatttttattacaaaaattacTAAACCAACAGCCCATAAACAAATACGAAACTCAAAATCTCTCTCTCAAGAACCCCCAGAtccaaaaactaaaaaattttgaattttaaaactaaacaaCTCCATACATAATAAATAGATgtaaaaacataataaaaataaaaaataaaaaagatgtaaaaatgctttctttttcatgaCATATAACAtgataatataataaaaaaataaaaacccgGGGCTATAAATAACAAATTTTCAAGgggccaaaaaaaaatccataaaccccccccaaaaagaaATGCCACTACAGAATGTACaagtatgtaaaaaaaaaaatttaaaaaatcaacataACCTTATACTACAAAATATCCCTATCAAATATCAGCCCCGTGTATGAAAAAACCCTATACTTTTAACACCAAAAACTAACTACACACCATAAAAAACGCTAAAATAGGGGGGATTTTCAGCCCCGATTTTTTCCCactccctcagctcctccccCCCGGGGCAGAGCACTTTTCCTGGACGGGACCGCAATGGGAAAACTGGCAAGCAAAGGGAACCGATTTTAggggggccctttttccccttggcCCCCAAAAACGCGCTTCCATCGGGGGGGGAAATGTCAAgcccccccgggggggcccccaaaaaaagaaCCGACGGGCCCGGGGGGGTGGTgagttttttcacttttttcgGCTCCCCTTTGGGGCCAAAAAGGGAAATCCCTCTTTTTCCCGGGGTTTTTGAAACCCCCTCGGCATTTCAAGACtgtcccccccccaaaaaatcgcATTTATTTTCCCCCCAGCGTTTGAAAACCCAAAGACGGGAATGCCTCAAACAGTGCGGGGGGGACAAAGTTACCTTGCACGGGGCATCtaaaaaggcctttttttttccgggTTCCCttgtttctccttcctttcccccttgGAATTTTTacgcatttttttttttccccccttttttcttttttaaatcacccccctttattttttttttttccaatttttagtTTGTTCAGGGGatccttaaatttttttttcaaaagtttttCCAAAGGAATTGAGTgttattttttagaa
Coding sequences within it:
- the LOC135441740 gene encoding uncharacterized protein LOC135441740, whose translation is MDAMAELPLPAGLSARTFPAKLWRLVNSPRVRSVRWDSRAQGLLIDRCLFERELLSSGRAHRGRGHGPAPVPHTFRATQFRSFVRQLYRYGFHKVPGWLGSAAPGDAGAWLHYSNPRFRRDRPDLLLRIRRRSAANRQRPAAGRDGRRRPPCGSQQLPGARPLPDGRHGRARFTALPRERPPLPAGRPPSGFLLLHRDRALPDGRELRRPRPGRLQQPPGERPLLARRPPCGFHLLHRERPLPAPREGPSPFQELYGERPPPAERDVLAIQPCSFQQLHREQQPPAYDARATPGTSGPSAPPGSAACAAWTASSSAQNAPGEEEWPPADLGLAVENMIREIRRSLSERSPSVQGNVGVAPDSPGGDPVNRAAAEEASSGTESCRSSSQEPGEDRAHTGLES